The following coding sequences lie in one Halorarum halophilum genomic window:
- a CDS encoding ABC transporter substrate-binding protein → MVRDIDRRDMLKSVGGAGVIGLAGCITQNGGNGDGNGDGNGGGDTPEPGDTGTDTPDDSGGESRTINHGVLMPVTGDLASLGGTIRDGAILPAAVLDGEDLPVTVNIQEEDTQTDPQAGVQAANSFASSGVPSVTGAASSAVSLQVYQQTFIPNGIVGCSPASTNPSISNLEDDNLIYRTCPSDALQGPVMAQAAAEKLGSSTASVMYVNNDYGQALNGAFVDAFSGEQGGTVQSEVAFEKEQSSYSSPLSNAMGGDPDLLVVIGYPASGIQIFRDFYAEYSADTDIMVTDGLRDGTLPDEVGNDMANVYGTSPLAQGPGTDAFNQQYQDEYGRAPGVFNAQAYDATAVCLLANAAAGENSGDAIKEQMRNVANPNDGTEITPANLAEGVRMAANGEAVYYQGASSNVDFDENGDMQAVTYEYFQFNTSVEGNLEQLDAIDFEA, encoded by the coding sequence AACGGCGGAAACGGTGACGGGAACGGCGATGGAAACGGCGGCGGGGACACCCCCGAGCCCGGGGACACCGGGACGGACACGCCGGACGACTCCGGCGGCGAGAGCCGGACCATCAACCACGGCGTGCTCATGCCGGTCACCGGCGACCTCGCGTCCCTCGGCGGCACCATCCGGGACGGCGCCATCCTCCCCGCGGCAGTCCTCGACGGCGAGGACCTCCCGGTCACGGTCAACATCCAGGAGGAGGACACGCAGACCGACCCGCAGGCCGGCGTCCAGGCCGCCAACTCGTTCGCGAGCTCGGGCGTCCCGTCCGTCACCGGCGCGGCGTCCTCCGCGGTGAGCCTCCAGGTGTACCAGCAGACGTTCATCCCGAACGGCATCGTCGGCTGCTCGCCCGCGTCGACGAACCCGAGCATCTCAAACCTCGAGGACGACAACCTCATCTACCGTACGTGCCCGTCGGACGCCCTGCAGGGGCCGGTGATGGCCCAGGCCGCCGCCGAGAAGCTCGGAAGCTCGACGGCGTCGGTCATGTACGTGAACAACGACTACGGCCAGGCACTCAACGGCGCGTTCGTGGACGCCTTCAGCGGCGAGCAGGGCGGGACGGTGCAGTCCGAAGTCGCCTTCGAGAAGGAGCAGTCGTCCTACTCCTCGCCGCTCTCGAACGCGATGGGCGGCGACCCGGACCTGCTGGTCGTTATCGGCTACCCCGCCTCGGGGATCCAGATCTTCCGCGACTTCTACGCGGAGTACAGCGCGGACACCGACATCATGGTGACCGACGGCCTGCGCGACGGCACGCTCCCGGACGAGGTCGGTAACGACATGGCCAACGTCTACGGGACCTCCCCGCTCGCACAGGGTCCCGGCACGGACGCGTTCAACCAGCAGTACCAGGACGAGTACGGCCGCGCACCCGGCGTGTTCAACGCCCAGGCGTACGACGCCACCGCGGTGTGCCTGCTCGCCAACGCGGCCGCTGGCGAGAACAGCGGCGACGCCATCAAGGAGCAGATGCGGAACGTGGCGAACCCGAACGACGGCACCGAGATCACGCCCGCGAACCTCGCGGAGGGTGTCCGCATGGCCGCGAACGGCGAGGCGGTGTACTACCAGGGCGCCTCCTCGAACGTCGACTTCGACGAGAACGGCGACATGCAGGCCGTGACCTACGAGTACTTCCAGTTCAACACGAGCGTCGAGGGCAACCTCGAGCAGCTCGACGCCATCGACTTCGAAGCGTAG